The Gemmatimonadota bacterium genome has a segment encoding these proteins:
- a CDS encoding ADP-ribosylglycohydrolase family protein, with protein sequence MTTPPASPALDADARRTGFLVGAVVGARLAARTTRCLGPDAVRAALAEQGVMPLAPPPGRRPADVALGDGLLEEFLEGGVDLRRLSGRYLAWWREDGFEAGPLLEAALAQMAEFDAPTATLPAAGTAPLVAALPAALASATPATMVSGAFHVARLLDPSESAALAAVALVVTASRLLDGQRDVIPDVLALLRSNRASAEMLEAVRAVPRDPRRAPPVPTGEEPDPTTTLAWLLWQLHHRSRGVEALTEMVQRGGMSPLVGSLFGAIVGARDGIRDWPAAWISNAGEDVRLRESIARRMRG encoded by the coding sequence ATGACGACGCCCCCTGCCTCCCCAGCGCTCGACGCCGATGCCCGCCGCACCGGCTTTCTGGTGGGCGCCGTTGTCGGCGCTCGGCTCGCCGCCCGGACCACCAGGTGCCTCGGCCCGGATGCCGTCCGTGCGGCGCTGGCCGAGCAGGGCGTCATGCCGCTGGCGCCACCCCCCGGCCGCCGGCCCGCGGACGTCGCGCTGGGCGACGGCCTGCTGGAGGAATTCCTCGAGGGCGGGGTCGACCTCCGCCGACTCAGTGGGCGCTATCTCGCCTGGTGGCGGGAAGATGGCTTCGAGGCTGGCCCCCTCCTCGAAGCCGCGCTCGCGCAGATGGCCGAATTCGACGCACCCACCGCCACGCTCCCTGCCGCCGGAACCGCCCCGCTGGTTGCCGCGCTGCCTGCCGCGCTTGCCTCGGCGACACCCGCCACGATGGTGTCTGGCGCGTTTCATGTGGCGCGCCTCCTCGATCCGTCGGAGAGCGCAGCGCTCGCCGCCGTGGCGCTGGTCGTGACCGCGTCGCGCCTCCTCGACGGTCAGCGCGACGTCATCCCCGACGTGTTGGCGTTGTTGCGCAGCAATCGCGCGTCGGCGGAGATGCTCGAGGCGGTGCGTGCGGTGCCGCGTGATCCACGGCGCGCGCCGCCGGTGCCGACCGGCGAGGAACCCGACCCCACCACCACGCTCGCCTGGCTGCTCTGGCAGCTCCACCATCGCTCTCGCGGGGTGGAGGCGCTCACCGAGATGGTGCAGCGCGGCGGCATGAGTCCCCTCGTCGGCTCGCTCTTCGGAGCGATCGTCGGCGCGCGAGACGGCATTCGCGACTGGCCCGCGGCGTGGATCAGCAACGCAGGCGAGGACGTCCGCCTGCGGGAGTCCATCGCACGACGGATGCGTGGGTGA